A genomic segment from Aegilops tauschii subsp. strangulata cultivar AL8/78 chromosome 1, Aet v6.0, whole genome shotgun sequence encodes:
- the LOC141039137 gene encoding uncharacterized protein, which produces MAGGSGSQARTPVVDQRARTQSRGRSPVRRGGRAVVVRESTREVGGGDVVWPMLTRTNYAQWSVVMMVNLQAKMLWDAVATGDAPVREDRSALAAILRSTPEEMHASLATKETAKMAWDTIKIQRVGVERVREANAQKLRKEFEAISFRDGVTVDEFSMRILGLAGSLRSLGDTLEEVKVVRKFLRVVPAKYSQVAIATETMLDVTTMSVDELTGRLRVVEDRLEEDNNDGGSGGRLLLIEEEWYARLKDREQGGSSSGGNGGRGRGRGGGRNNSGRDKAPKRNGKCHNCGVWGHFARECHKPR; this is translated from the coding sequence ATGGCCGGCGGAAGTGGTTCGCAGGCGCGGACGCCGGTGGTGGATCAGCGCGCCCGCACGCAGAGCCGCGGGCGGAGCCCCGTGCGGCGTGGAGGACGCGCTGTGGTCGTTCGGGAGAGCACCAgggaggtcggcggcggcgacgtcgTCTGGCCCATGCTGACGCGGACCAACTATGCCCAGTGGTCCGTGGTCATGATGGTGAACTTGCAGGCGAAGATGCTCTGGGACGCGGTCGCGACGGGGGATGCCCCGGTCCGCGAGGATCGCAGTGCGTTGGCGGCGATACTGCGCTCCACGCCGGAGGAGATGCACGCGTCGCTCGCCACCAAGGAGACGGCGAAGATGGCATGGGACACCATCAAGATTCAGCGCGTCGGCGTTGAGCGCGTCCGCGAGGCGAACGCGCAGAAGCTCCGCAAGGAGTTTGAGGCCATCTCGTTCCGGGATGGCGTGACGGTGGACGAGTTCTCCATGCGCATCTTAGGGCTCGCCGGTTCTCTCCGCTCGCTCGGGGACACACTTGAAGAGGTAAAAGTCGTTCGCAAGTTCCTGCGTGTTGTTCCTGCCAAGTACTCTCAGGTGGCCATCGCCACCGAGACCATGCTCGACGTCACGACCATGTCGGTGGATGAGCTCACCGGCCGGCTGCGCGTCGTCGAGGATCGCCTGGAGGAGGACAACaacgacggcggctcgggtggccGCCTACTTCTCATTGAAGAGGAGTGGTACGCCCGTCTGAAAGACAGGGAGCAGGGCGGCAGCTCCTCCGGTGGGAACGGCGGACGTGGCCGTGGCCGTGGCGGTGGGCGCAACAACAGCGGGCGAGACAAGGCGCCGAAGCGCAATGGCAAGTGCCACAACTGCGGTGTGTGGGGGCACTTCGCCCGCGAGTGTCACAAGCCGCGCTAG